The genomic segment ACCTTCCTGTGGTTTTGGTGCAGCAGGAGAGATTCACAAAGGGGCTTGGAGAAGGTGTGCAAACACTAATTGCAGGAGCTCCTGTGGCACAAGTGTTGCTGACACATAAAACAGAGGTGGTGGGCAGTGTGACCTGACATCATCCAGACTAAGTTTCTATCCATGGATCTCTGTTATCAGGCTCTGAAGTGCCCAACAAAACCTATTGTCTGTGTTAGCTGCTGCTTCCTTGCATTAATTTCTGGTTTCCCAGGCATTTTGTTCAATAGTACACTTCCAAATGCCCTTGGCAATGCAATGCCAGGCTGCAGTGAAGCAGTGGGACATCTCTGAACTGGctgtttctctctgctgttcCCATGCAGGGTACGGTACATTTTGAATGTGACTCGAGAAATAGATAATTTCTTCCCTGGGCTCTTTGAATACCACAATATCAGAGTCTATGATGAAGAAGCTACAGATCTTCTGGCTTACTGGAATGATACCTACAAATTCATCTCCAAGGCAAAGTAAGTCTTTTCAgaacacacaacacacacattTAGAAGATAGATAAtaagcattttgttttcctgctggttttcttaactgcttttcctccttgccTACCTAACAtcacagcattttcattttgtggtTTGCGGTAGAagagcatctctgtgctggagACTGCCCTGAACTCCTCAGTATCTCTCTGGGATGTGTTTCTGAATTGTGACACCACGTTTGTGGTACAGGTTCTCTTTTCACTTGGAATACAGCTTGATGCCACTTGGGCTGAGCTCAAGGGTGCCATACTGGACTTCAGAGGTTTTCCTgtctctctgtgtttttccaCTTTGCAATCACAACTTCAGAAGAGCTGTTGTAACAAAATCTCTCAGGAATATTAATAAGACCTTGTTCTTCAGTTTCTTTGTGTGTCTTGCTCCAGTTTGTAAATTGGATTATCAGATCACATCCCAGACTCCAGCTGTGGCCACAgtattgaaaacatttttggtAATGCTCCGGTAaagaaattgctgttttcttaaGCTTGTcagatgttttctgtttcatgatcctcttttgttctttctcccACTTCAGGAAAAATGGTTCTAAGTGCCTGGTGCACTGCAAGATGGGGGTGAGCCGCTCAGCATCCACGGTGATTGCCTATGCCATGAAGGAATACGGCTGGAACCTGGACAGGGCTTACGACTACGTGAAGGAACGGCGCACGGTCACCAAGCCCAACCCCAGCTTCATGAGGCAACTGGAGGAGTACCAAGGGATCCTACTGGCCAGGTGAGTGGAAGGAATGATCCTTATTATCCATGCTGAGGTGTAACACTTCAGTGGTTGGTTGCATTCTTTTAGTCAGAGCTTGTATGGCTGCATTGTGCAAGCTCAGGATCTTAGGAGAGGTAGCGCTCTGCTTTCAGGGTTCTgtcagctgagcctgggaaaaGGGGTGGAACAAGGAGGCTGTTTGACTTCTGGGATGTTTGGATTTTGGAAAGCAGCGTCCCATGAAGTGTTATCTGAGTGCAACATTCAGAGCTATGCAGGCTCCAGCAGAGATAAATTATGTCCCTGTTGCTTGTAACATCACTTGGCAGGGAACTCGCTTTGTCTCCTCACAGTTCCCTGTTGAATGTGcccctcctcagcagctggtctggttttattttagatCCCTTTGGTAAGTGTTGGtgtgaggggaggggacaggatgTTCTGTGCATTGCAACAGTGGTGTTTATTCCTGCCTGGAGTCCTGAGGCTGGTCTGGAGCTGGGCCTGGGTATGGGCAAGTGTGTTGTAATCCCAAGCCTATCACCTGACTAGCAAAAAGACATAAATATTGCATGTTTCTAGGCTGTGTTAAGCAATGTCTTCACGTGATCAGCAGGAAGGAGGTAGTGATACTCTTGTTTTGCCAGATTATGCTATTTTGTTTGGGATCCTGGTGTGCTTTGCCTGGGAGCAGATCTGCAGCAGAATTACCCAATCTGAGCCTCCAGCTACAGGAGATGGCTCTTAGCAGGTTTGGACCAAAGGAAATAGtaaattttaaagctttttggTGCCAATGGGAGGTGCCTGCTTATTGTAGAATCATTTAGGTGGGAAAATAGCTTTAAGGTCGAGTCTAGCCATTGTTTTATATGCTGTTATTTACAGCAGCTCAGTCACTCATGTGCTGTCTTTAGGGCACACTTCTTACCTCTGTCCACTGCTTGTTGTCCCTTCATGTCTGTTCTTTCCATTTGCAAAGTCTTCCATTCCCTTTCATCATaataactttttcttccttgtttgctctccatctgctccagcagcctgtgTTTGTTACTGGGCCAGGCCTGCATTCCCTGGATTCCCAATTTTTACACCAAACCCTTGGTGTAAGCTCCCCTGCAAGCTCCCCTGTCACTGGAATGtgcttcctctttccctttctgcacAAGTAAACAACCTCAGGGCTCCTCCCAACTTATTCCCTGACCAGGTGCAGCCCACAGGATCTTCATCCTCCACCTCTTCCCATGCCtgccttcctctcctctgctccccaAACTCTGCCTGCCTTAGTGACCCTCTAAAAAGCAACCAAGTAGTATCCAGTCTCAGGACAGATCACTTGAatagacaattttaaaaaatagtgcCCTGCTGGACTCAAACCCTTTGAGAGACACCACACCTGCCTTGGGTGCCTCATGTGACACCAAACATGCTGCTGGCACCAGTTAGTAAAGGTCAGTGCTTAACTCTGGGCCAGAGATGACCTGACCAGTGTGGTGTGCATTGAGCAGACTGGCAAATTAGATCTCATTGGTGTAGATTGGatggagaaaaagaagcttTTTAGGTGTGAAGAACACACCAACAGGTTGGTGAACACCTGTGAGGAGCTCTGGTGTGAGAGCAGCTGGTATCTCACATCTTCAAGCCCTGAGCCTGGCAGTTGGTTTGGGTAGTCTGCCAGTCTGGTAGCTGGTGGCATGCCTGCAAAGCCACGCTGTACAAACATTTTGGTTAAGGATTATTTTTCCCTGTCttttagtaatttattttttggagGGATATCTTTCCTGCTGCCACTGTTGTATAGCATGTGGTCTCCCTTCCACagaagcacagccctgctcctgacCTACTCTGCAAGTCCCTGTACAATGGCACAAACAGGATTACTTGTaaggctttaaaaaatgcaagagCAGGGTGTTACATCTGTGTGGGATGAAAAAGCCTGCAGTAAATGAAGCTTCACTGAAGCAAGGAATggcccctctgtgctgcacaaACTGTCCCTTTTTCCACTTCCCCTCTCAGCTGAGcactgcttttttcccctttctgttaTTTAGCTTTGCCCTCTGGGCTCCTTGTTTATTGCTGCAGTATTACAGGACaggtaaaaaccccaaaaataaacaaacaaaaaacaacagattGACACTCATGTGACTGCTCCAATTTCAGGGGGAAGGTATGTGAGGGCAGCCATGTGCTCCCACTATCCAGTTACGGTTTTGTGCTGGGGTTATAGCAACTGGGATATGTTTTCCAGCTGTAAAATGAAAACCCCCTGCTTTTAGTCACAACAACAAGTGTGTTTTGCTCTTTGGGACTTTCATACTTCCTGGGGTTAGTTAAactgtcccctccctctgtTGATAAACACAGCAAGGCTGAGCTGGGCCTGTTTCTGTTATTAGGTATAGATAAGTTACAGGAAACTAGTGTTTGGGATCTCCTGTGCCTTGTGCAGCTTGTGAATCAACAGCAGTTTTATACCCAagcctggagagctgctgggatgtgtGTGGGGCTCCTGATCCAGAGCTAGTGTGGGTACAAGCAGCAGGAATATTGCCCAGGAAGGTCAAGGGGCAGCTGTGggctctgggaagggaagtgggctcctgctccctgaCCCTGCACCTCATGCAGGTCACACCAGGGAGGTGTCAGACTGGAAGGCAGCCCAGCACACCTCTGCCAGTGGTGCTTGACATCTGCTTTGGTCTTCAGATCTGTGCCAGTTGCTCCCACAGGAGGGtaattttcactttcaaaatCAAATGTGCAGCAGGGAGATGGATTTTTGAGCACTGAAGTGCCCTCAGAAaacaccagcagctccccaggttGTATGAGCAGAGATGTCAGACGACATTCCATACAGAGCCCGAGCAAGAACCTGCCTCAGGGACAACCTGCCAGTGTCAAACTGCTCCAAAACCCACTGGAGGCAGAGCATGTGCACCCCAGGACAGTGTCTTTGATCTTGACTCTCCTCTCCTATGTACGGACCTGATTCTGCCCTGTGTCACACGAGAAGGTTGTCACTGATTATAGGGTTGGACAGCTAAATCTGCAGTGGATTATTTTCCTTAGCTGTTGGGCACCCACAACTGAACTGGCACATGGTAATTAGCTCAGCACCATCTGTTAATTAACTCACCGTGGCCACTGGATGTGTCTGGGAGCGCCTGCTCGTGCTAGCAAGGGACTGGAGGGGTTTTGCAAGATCTTCTGCAGCTCCAAGGAGgtttctgtggtttctgtgtTCCTCCTAGGGGCAATGGGTGGAAACACATCCCTGTGGCCATGGCCACTCAGCAAACCCTGGCAGCCTGGGCTAGCTCTGGCATTTCATGGCAAGAAGTTGCCTGCAGTGTTTTCTGTAAGCCCAGGTGCATAGCTTGGGGTTTTTGGCAGGTGGAGATGAGGAAGGTGATGCAATGCCACTGGCAGTTACTTGGCCTTTTGATGGCTCAGACTTTCTTAAAGGGGctttccaggagctggaggagttCTGAGCTTCCTTCCTGTGGAAGGTGGGTGGTAATTTGGGCTCTGTGTTTACTGTTGAGGATGTCTTGTGTTTTTACACACACCCACCTCTGCTCATCCCACCTTATTTGGTTACAAGAGCCAGTTATTGAAACTATTCAGAGAAGGAACCATGAGGGAAATTGGAGTTTAGTCAGTGTCCAACACAAGGGGTTCTTTCTCTTCTGGTCACTGCTCACCTGCTAGCAAATGGAAAGTGCTGGCTGAGAAAGGACCAAATTCTGCAGTCAATTAAACATTGCATTTGTTGAGTGGATGGATCCAATAGGATCTGCTGGGGAATAAGGAGGGGTGTGTGGAGCAGAATGGTGCCATGGAATTCAGCTCCTGGAAAGTGGCTTGTTACTGGATCaacttctccagcagcaggtcTGGCCCTGAACTGTTCAGgtgaagctgcagctgtggtCAGTGACTCCAGCATTTGGCACAGtttttgttctggtttgtgTCCTCTTACAGCAAGGTGGATCTGGCTGTGGTGTGTAGAAATTACTCACTGTTTTCCCTTGCTCTCCTTCCCCACAGCAAACAGCGGCACAACAAACTGTGGCGCTCACACTCGGACAGCGACCTCTCGGATCACCACGAGCCCATCtgcaaggctgggctggagctgaacAAAAAGGAGATCACCACCTCAGCTGACCAGATCTCAGAGGCCAAGACCAATGACAACCAGCAGCCCATGTCTCCCATCTACTCAGCTGAGctggacagggagcagcagctcccagaggacACAAACATAATCGAGGACGTGTGTGTGAAGGAGAGAAGGATCCACTTAGAGTTTACTTGCAGAGACTTCCATGCTGAGCAGATGGAGGACAAGCTGAACCTGAACAATATCAATGGCTGTACAGCAGGGTGTTGTGTAGACTCTGTCCCCCCTGACAACTGCCATGCTTCTGAGGCCTTaatgcagctccagcacccctTGGAAATAACAGAGTTTCCTGATCTGACAGTGGACGATCTAGAAAAAGATGCCCTTAAGCCTGATATGAACGTGCACTTGGTTCCCATGGAAGAATTCACTTCATGCTTAAAAGACTTCCCCCAGTCCCCAAACCAAAATTCTCCAGGTCTCCAGCAGAACCCTCAGCCCGAAGTGACAGACCTCAGCACAGACAGGATTGATTTCTTCAGCGCTTTGGAGAAATTCGTGGAGCTCTCCCAGGAGAGTCGGTCCCGCACCTGCTCCCATTCCAGACCAGAGGAGCAAGGGACTGGGAGGAATGGAGTCTCCAGGGTGCCCATACTGGAAGTGCCACCTGCTGCAGATGGAGGTGCAGATGCTAGAAGGAACAGCCCTGGAAACTCCCCTCAGGCATCAGATGACTCTTCCACAGATGAAGAGCAACAAAAGGTTAAGATAACTTGCTCAGATTTTTTAGGAACTGCTGCTCAGTTCTGTCTGTGGGCTGTTTTCTGCTATGGGGTTGCTGTGGATGGGATTTTCTAGCCCTGCTTTCACTGGATATAGTGTTTGGGGAGGGATTGCTAGATGCTTCTCTCTTCCTTCACTTTTAGATACTTGCCcttttctgcacattttccttAAACATCAGTTTGCTGGCATTGGCAGGGCCGTGAGCCGACCTTGACCTGACCTGCTGTGCTGTTCTCATGAGAAACTTATTTCTGAGTTTTGCATCAGGAGAGCAGAAAGGTGGGACTTGACCCACTAATGTAGCCAGaccctgagcccagccagcaCCCCAGATCTGCACAGATATTTATCTGACTTGAGAAATCCACCAAAGAATGGGGCAAAACTGGCCCTTTTCCCTGGCTGGGAAGCACCAGCATTGGGGGAGTAAATCAAGGCAGGTGTAGAGCTTCCACTGCTAGAGGAAGAAATTAACCTGTCCAGGTCTGGAGTGATGGGATTGGGCACATCATGGCTCATTTCTCCTGGGTAGAGAGATAGTCTTGACAAAATTTAGTAACCTCTAAATTTAGGTACCTTTTTTCTCATAATTGCTTTTCAGCCTCCAGGACTCTCATAGGGATTGATGATGTCCGGGGCCATCATTTTCTGGGAGCTTCTCTTATTTAAATTCCATCCTGCATTGCTTGAATCTTTTCCATCTCCATGTGAGGCAGTAAGGCTCTTCCAAATATAATAGGCCAGTGCTCTCTCCTGTGATTTGGCAGAGAGTTGTCTGTGGGGATTGGGAGCCTCCCTGGCCATTTTCCTCTGGGAAACCAGAGCATTTCAATGCTTGGTCATTCTTTTTACTGTACTTCTGGTCTGCTCCATACATGAGCAGAATTTGTCATGTTTTCAGTTCAAAATACTTTTAGTAGTATTAggattctttttgtttgttggacttttcttcatttagaaaaacaaaagaagctACCTTTTCCTTGTAGTTTGTAGCAATTAAGGTTCTTAGATCTCAATCGAAGTGGAAATCCAGCCTGGAGTATGTTAAATTCAGTCCCAGAGACAGTCAGAAAATCTATATTAGTGATCATTGCTCTGGTGATCTCTCTCTACCCACTACCACATGCCTTTTTGTTCCTTTAGGGATGTGCACCtctattttctctgtattttctctaacctgctgctgtttgctctgtGTTGGCACAGCTGATGCACTTTGTAATTCTGCTGTTTGTGTGTTGCAGGAGGTCTCTGAGCTGCCTGGTGCAGGTCATCTCACAAGATCCCACTCGGAAAATGCCATTTCTGTGAAGGAAATTATCACAGAGATCGAGTCAATCAACCAGGGAGCAGGACCTGCCCCGCAGAAAGAGGGCTCAGCCAACCTCAGCCAGACACCAAAGAGGAACACGGTGCATGACCTGCCAGTGGAGGTGATTTGGGCATCAGAAAAGTTGGAACAGAGTGAAGGAGCCTGTGCTGGAcaccaggaaaaggagaaggaccCTCTGCCACCTGAGCAGGAGgaagccccatccctgcagctgtctTCTGGTAAATCAGACGTGGAGGAAAGCAGCTctggtggggagcagcaggagcctcgTGGCTCCATCAACCCTGAGCCCAAGTGGTGCCCCGGCTCCGTCCGGCGAGCCACACTGGAGTTTGAGGAGCGcttgaggcaggagcaggagcaccaGCACACGGCCCCAGCCTGCACTTTACCGACCCGCAAGAACTCCAGGAACGACTCCCCTGCTGCCGAGCTCCTGCCCCGGGGGAAGAGCGAGGAGCCGCCCCTGGAGCTGGCTCCGGAGAGGGACAAGGCTCAGGGTGCAGGTGCTGAGGAGCCTCccggggcagagcagcctgtgggCAGACACCTCCCTGCCACTGCCCAGGAGTCCCTGCCCgcagagcccagcccggggcaggagggagtggCACAAGAGCGCAGGACAGTGGTCTCGTTTGATGGGACAGaggagccatccctgccctccctcctcccaaaGAGAATCGAAATCATCGAGTACACCCTCACGGTCAAGCCTGCGGAGCAGCGCCCCGATACAAGCTGTGAGCAGGGCGGGCTGGCCACGGCCACCCCGTCTTTAGACGAAAACTTGAACCCCTCGATGTGCTCGGAGAAGGCTCCGGCGGATCCCTCGCTGCTGGAGCACGCGGTACACAAGCAGGCTGCCTTCACCGGGGGCAGCCCCAGCGAGGAAGGCAGTGGGATATCTGCTCACCTCGCTGCTTCTCCCTCTGCCCAGGTGACCTGTCCCCCTCCAGCCAGCCTGGAGCGCTCTCCTTACCCCTGTGTCATTCACCTGGAAGGTGTCACTGAGCAGAGCACGGCTACGGACGATGAACCGGTCACTCCCTGTGGCACTGAGGGAGACACGACTCTCCCGTTCAGGGACGGTCCCAAACCTCTCTCGAGGCAGCTGAGCAGCGAGGACTCCACCAGGCAGCACGCTGAGaacatggacctgctggacaTCTCGTTCCTGTGTTACAGCCTccctcacagctccagcagcctcagcgTGGAGGAGCGCTCCAGCAGCCCCGGGCCGGTCAAGCAGCAGGTGAAGGATATAGAGGCTCGGATCCGGCGCGCAGGGCTCACCAGACCCTCCCACATGAAGCGCTCGGCATCCCTGGCCAAGCTGGACCGCCTGGACCTCTCAGAGGACGACTTACACGACAGGGAGTCGGCCTCTTCCAATGCCAACCCGGTGCTGCTCACCTGCGTTGCCCTCGGTCGAGGCTTTTGTGGGGGGAGGTTGGAGAGGGGCTCGGAGGGCGCGTGTGGGAAGCATCGCCTCTCCTCCCCAGAGCCCACCAAGCATTTTGTGGAACAGCTCAGAACAGCCGAGTGCATTGCCCAGAGCAAGCCGGTGGAGAGGCCGCTGGCTCAGTACGCCAAAGagtgcagctccagccagcagaGTTTGTGTTCCAGCACAGATCCAACATGGACTagctccagggagagccctCCACTGCTCCAGGTGCCGGTCCTGGACTCCTTGTCTCCATCTCAAGCTTTGGCTGTCGCCCCACGGCAGCAGCACGGGAGAACTCACCCTCTGAGGAGGCTCAAAAAGACCAATGACAAAAAGCGGACAACCAATCCCCTCTACAACACGATGTGATCCTGGGCCCTTGGCTGTGATTTCTTACAGAACCCGTGGTGTTGCTTTCACGCAAGGGGCAGGTGTAATATAAGGAACATGCACTTTATTggttaattttatatatattgtCATTTTACTGTTCCTGGCGCATGTAGGTGTGGGTTGGTTCttctgtgtgtgactctgacTGCAGgactgtttgggtttttttaagtttaactCAGATAACCTCagatgttctttttttattgttgttgttagtttgttttaaaagaacacCTTTATCACGAGAAAATTGATGTTGGCTTGCTTTGGCAAGGTGGAGTTTTGCTTACAAACCTGATCCTAGTTCCTAACTTGAATTTTCCCCATGCCTTGAAAGGGTGCTGGGCAGTTGGTGGGGTGAGAGCCCCTGTAAATGTGAAGGTTGTGCCAAGGTCCCTTTGTTTGGCCTTTGTTTTATTCTGCAAACTGGAGCTCCACCATGCTGGCAGATCTCTCACAAAGCTGCTTCAGGATGCCCTGGGCTCAGTTCAGCTGGTGCTTCCCCATAAGGAGCACACAGGGGTAAATCTTCCCCTTGGATGAGCTCTGATAACCCTGGGCAGCACCAAGACCAGCTCACCCATCTGCCAtgggacacacagagctctctgctctgtgctgaggtggggcagagctcctccaggagctgccacgTTCCCCTCTACCCCCAAAGCCagtgttcttttaaaacaaacacctcATTAGGGTTTTAACCCTCCCATTACTTGAATACTGCTGTGGGCCTTCCAAGTTCATGGCCATATCATCTGTTCTCTGCCCTCCTCCTACTGCCTGCCCTCTGCCCCAAAGCTGTTCTTGTGCTGCCTGagtttccctctcccctctgccaTGCTCGCGGGTGTTTCTGGTGGCTCCCAAAACTTGAGCTGTTTTTGTTACATGACATACTGCCCTTAATGCAAAGCTTTGTCCTCTCTGCTGTCACTTCTAATTCTAGACCCAGAGGGAAAATCTTTTCtggaagttttttctttttctttttttttttcctttttttttttcctgaattgtATATATGATATTTAtatgaatttttggggggtcttttctatgttttttttaaaaaaaaaagaagggcaAGACTGCATtctgaaaactggaaaacaaacccaCCTGACTCAAACTCAGTGCTGTTCTTTGTGATCTGCACAGACATGGCAGTGGATTTGACATTATAAGCTGTCTTCCCTTTCCAAAAGTGAGCCTCGATGCCAAATGTGTCTCTTCTCCTCCAGTCCTGTGTGAACCCCCTTTATCCCACTGTGGGAGGGGCACTGTGTGTCTGCCCATCTCCTTCCTGCTTGGAGCTGGGTTCCAGGAGTGCCAGGTGGATGTGGAAAAGCCtttggctgctcccagccattCTGCAGGTTCTTGCTTCCCTGGAGAAACTGTGTGTGAAGGCTGTGCTCCAAATTTCAGCAAATTATTCTGTGGTTTCTGAGCAGTTTGGCTAAATCAAAGCTCCTCATTTCTAGCTGTGTGCATCAGCAAGTTGTCCCTGTGCTGtaggagcagagggaaaggcCAAGGGGAGCTCTGGGTCTTGTCCACAGTCCCGTGGCAGGTCCTGCCTGAGCTGGTGCTTGGCTGAGGCCCAGACCTGCCCTCTGGGGAGGAGCAAAGCAAAGGGAAGATGCAGAATGGCTCGGGCTGCTGAAGCCCGGCATGGAGAGGACATGGtgtgggaggagcagcagcccaaCCCATGCCTAGAAAGCAGCCCTGAAGCTGCAGAGCCTTGCAGGCTCAGATGGGACAAACTCCTCTTGAGCTGCACAGGAGCCCACAGCACTGGAGTGCTCTGGAGTATTGGGAAGCAGCAtgtgcctgccctggggaaGGGGTGTGAGGTATCCTCAGCCCACAGCTGGTTGGCAAGGTAATGCCACCTTGCTGCCCCCCTGTAGCCCCCAGGGgccctcctgtgctgccctgcagcctggaCAAGGTCTGTGagtctgtctgtgctgcagcagccatgAGCGCTGTCCCTCCCTCTCCTGAACTCTGGCAGGGGGTTGTTAcccctgtgctggagcacagccctgtcctgggtcAAGCAGCACGTCATCCCAGGCCATTTCAGTCACCCAAGCCCCTGGCCCAGGAGGCCAGATACTTCTTTGGGACATGTGGCTTCTCCTAGCCCGctccagctggctctggagcagggcagaCACTGGAAAGGCCAAGAGGCTCATGTCATCAGGAGAAGGACAGGTTCAGTCCTTGCCTCCCCCACAAGCTTCATCAGGCCCCACTGCCCACCATGCTGACCCCAAGGACGTGCCTGCCTGCCCCTCCGCGGGTGGAAGGGACTGGTTGCCACCAGCCTGCCTTGCACTGCAGGGTGCATGCTTGGCTGGCAGCATGTCCTGGTGACAAGGatctgctggggagggaaaagccctgtgtagaattttttcccttgggaaggcaggaggaggaggaaaaggatcGTGTTTCTTTGCCCAGCTTGATCTCAGGAGAAATGTCCTCTGGGAAGGGTCTTCATTGCAGACCAGAAATGCTGCTTCCTTCCAATGCTCAGCTGCTCTCCGGGTGCTTcagctggggagagcagcagaggggcagaggcCCCTGCAGGGAGGTGCTTTGCTGTCCCCTTGTCCTTGGCTCTGGCCCAGCACAACTGGTTTTTCTCTGAGgaggctgtgggcaggcagAGGGAGTCGGGAAAGGTGGTTCTCTTGCAGAGTGATGAAGGCCTTGGAGGTCTGGAGGCTCTGAGCAGGATGGCAGGAAGGGGACAGACTGGAGGGGTATGGACCTCCTTTTCCAGTGTCTGGGCAACGAAGCCACCAAGCCCTTGGCATCAGAGGTCTTTGCTGGGGACAATTGTCCCTTCTCTATGCTGGTGGCTCGTGGGAGGGTGGTGACTCTCTCCTGGTTCCTGTCGCCACCCCATGAGAGCTTCTTGTGCCCTGCTGAGCACTACGGGGAGCAGCAGCGCCTGCAGGGTGCTCAGCAGCTGACGAGCCTCGCGGGTAGAGGGGGTTTGGGAGAAACGTGTTGTTTTAAGGGCATTTTTGTACAAAGCAACTGTTCTTTGGTCTCCGGCGAAGCCTCTCGGAGGACGCTTTATTGTTTACATTGACTCCTGTACAATATCCCAGCCATCGCTGCCCCGTCCCGGCCGTACTGTAACGTGTGAGCCTTGCACAGACGGACTGCGTGTGTGAAACTGGTTCTACA from the Catharus ustulatus isolate bCatUst1 chromosome 22, bCatUst1.pri.v2, whole genome shotgun sequence genome contains:
- the SSH2 gene encoding protein phosphatase Slingshot homolog 2 isoform X3 — its product is MIPYFSDNAVISQGAIAQLISESFLTVKGAALFLPRGNGSSTPRISHRRNKHAGDLQQHLQAMFILLRPEDNIRLAVRLESTYQNRTRYMVVVSTNGRQDTEESIVLGMDFSSNDSSTCTMGLVLPLWSDTLIHLDGDGGFSVSTDNRVHIFKPVSVQAMWSALQSLHKACEVARSNNYYPGSLFLTWVSYYESHINSDQSSVNEWNAMQDVQSHRPDSPALFTDVPTERERTERLIKTKLREIMMQKDLENITSKEIRTELEMQMVCNLREFKEFIDNEMIVILGQMDSPTQIFDHVFLGSEWNASNLEDLQNRGVRYILNVTREIDNFFPGLFEYHNIRVYDEEATDLLAYWNDTYKFISKAKKNGSKCLVHCKMGVSRSASTVIAYAMKEYGWNLDRAYDYVKERRTVTKPNPSFMRQLEEYQGILLASKQRHNKLWRSHSDSDLSDHHEPICKAGLELNKKEITTSADQISEAKTNDNQQPMSPIYSAELDREQQLPEDTNIIEDVCVKERRIHLEFTCRDFHAEQMEDKLNLNNINGCTAGCCVDSVPPDNCHASEALMQLQHPLEITEFPDLTVDDLEKDALKPDMNVHLVPMEEFTSCLKDFPQSPNQNSPGLQQNPQPEVTDLSTDRIDFFSALEKFVELSQESRSRTCSHSRPEEQGTGRNGVSRVPILEVPPAADGGADARRNSPGNSPQASDDSSTDEEQQKEVSELPGAGHLTRSHSENAISVKEIITEIESINQGAGPAPQKEGSANLSQTPKRNTVHDLPVEVIWASEKLEQSEGACAGHQEKEKDPLPPEQEEAPSLQLSSGKSDVEESSSGGEQQEPRGSINPEPKWCPGSVRRATLEFEERLRQEQEHQHTAPACTLPTRKNSRNDSPAAELLPRGKSEEPPLELAPERDKAQGAGAEEPPGAEQPVGRHLPATAQESLPAEPSPGQEGVAQERRTVVSFDGTEEPSLPSLLPKRIEIIEYTLTVKPAEQRPDTSCEQGGLATATPSLDENLNPSMCSEKAPADPSLLEHAVHKQAAFTGGSPSEEGSGISAHLAASPSAQVTCPPPASLERSPYPCVIHLEGVTEQSTATDDEPVTPCGTEGDTTLPFRDGPKPLSRQLSSEDSTRQHAENMDLLDISFLCYSLPHSSSSLSVEERSSSPGPVKQQVKDIEARIRRAGLTRPSHMKRSASLAKLDRLDLSEDDLHDRESASSNANPVLLTCVALGRGFCGGRLERGSEGACGKHRLSSPEPTKHFVEQLRTAECIAQSKPVERPLAQYAKECSSSQQSLCSSTDPTWTSSRESPPLLQVPVLDSLSPSQALAVAPRQQHGRTHPLRRLKKTNDKKRTTNPLYNTM